A genomic region of Dactylococcopsis salina PCC 8305 contains the following coding sequences:
- the hemG gene encoding protoporphyrinogen oxidase, whose translation MVETLIVGAGISGLTTAYRLHEQQHEVMVAEKNDRAGGNITSKASGGFLWEEGPNSFSPTPELLKLAVDVGLKDEFVFADPTLPRYVYWQGKLLPVPMSPPAAVKSQLLSPLGKLRALTGAIGFVPPKVATEEETVAEFFTRHLGSEVAQRLVSPFVSGVYAGDVANLSASAAFARVTQLADVGGGLVAGAILSRGKKKKATTEVNSEIPKTRSGELGSFREGLQQLPSSIARKLGEAVKFNWELKQISQTSEAGYIATFSTPEGEQNVEAQQIILTTPAYVNAPILQDLSPEASQALREIDYPPVACVVLAYPDEAFSVPLDGFGNLNPRSEGVRTLGTIWSSTLFSGRTPQGWQILTNFIGGATDPEIAQLSEEEIVQQVHQDLQKTIVKPNTTPKPLAVHLWSQAIPQYTLGHLDRIARIKESLKPFSGLFLSSNYLDGVALGDCVRRGEETAAQILR comes from the coding sequence ATGGTAGAGACTTTAATTGTCGGAGCAGGAATTAGTGGTTTGACCACTGCTTATCGGTTACATGAGCAACAACATGAGGTGATGGTAGCCGAAAAGAACGATCGAGCAGGGGGAAACATTACCAGCAAAGCCAGTGGGGGTTTCCTCTGGGAAGAAGGACCCAATAGCTTTTCCCCGACCCCAGAATTGCTAAAACTGGCGGTAGATGTGGGGTTAAAAGATGAGTTCGTATTTGCCGATCCGACGCTTCCCCGTTATGTTTATTGGCAGGGGAAACTACTTCCTGTTCCCATGAGTCCCCCAGCGGCGGTAAAATCGCAACTACTGAGTCCATTGGGGAAACTGCGAGCGTTAACGGGTGCGATCGGGTTTGTTCCCCCAAAGGTGGCGACTGAAGAAGAAACAGTGGCGGAATTTTTCACCCGTCATTTAGGCTCGGAAGTGGCGCAGCGATTGGTGAGTCCTTTTGTTTCTGGGGTGTATGCTGGAGATGTGGCAAACTTGAGCGCTTCGGCAGCTTTTGCACGAGTGACGCAATTGGCGGATGTGGGAGGCGGATTGGTTGCTGGGGCAATTTTATCTCGTGGCAAGAAAAAAAAGGCAACCACTGAGGTTAATTCAGAGATTCCCAAAACGCGATCGGGAGAATTAGGATCATTTCGAGAAGGGTTACAGCAATTACCAAGCTCGATCGCCCGTAAATTAGGAGAGGCGGTAAAATTCAATTGGGAACTAAAACAGATTTCCCAGACTTCAGAAGCGGGCTACATTGCCACTTTTTCCACCCCAGAAGGAGAACAAAACGTGGAAGCGCAGCAAATCATCCTCACGACTCCTGCTTATGTTAACGCTCCAATTTTACAAGACTTATCCCCAGAAGCGAGTCAAGCGCTGAGAGAAATTGATTATCCGCCAGTGGCTTGTGTGGTTCTCGCGTATCCCGATGAAGCCTTCAGTGTGCCATTAGACGGGTTTGGTAATCTCAATCCGCGTAGTGAAGGAGTCCGTACTTTAGGAACAATTTGGTCTTCTACTTTGTTTTCTGGACGTACTCCTCAAGGTTGGCAGATTCTGACTAATTTTATCGGCGGCGCAACTGATCCTGAAATTGCTCAACTCAGTGAAGAAGAGATTGTTCAACAAGTCCATCAAGACTTACAGAAAACCATAGTTAAACCGAATACGACACCGAAACCCCTAGCGGTTCATTTATGGTCGCAAGCGATTCCTCAATATACCCTTGGACATCTCGATCGAATCGCGAGAATTAAAGAGAGTTTGAAACCGTTTTCGGGGCTATTTTTATCCAGCAACTATCTTGATGGCGTTGCGTTAGGAGATTGTGTGCGGCGCGGGGAAGAAACAGCAGCCCAGATTCTTAGATAA
- the pth gene encoding aminoacyl-tRNA hydrolase translates to MSEIKLIVGLGNPGDKYDKTRHNIGFEVVDAIAKDWGLEWRENNRFKGNYSEGFVPNLGKIRLLKPTTYMNHSGQAVRSVCDWYKIAPESVLIIYDDLDLPVGKLRLRLSGSAGGHNGIKSIIAHLGTQQFPRLRIGIKKTDTVKDTISHVLGKFSPDEQPYIKEALAIAPKVLETVLSDGFEKAMNLYN, encoded by the coding sequence ATGTCAGAGATTAAATTAATTGTGGGTTTAGGAAACCCAGGAGATAAATATGATAAAACTCGCCATAATATCGGGTTTGAGGTGGTCGATGCGATCGCCAAAGATTGGGGACTAGAATGGCGAGAAAATAATCGTTTTAAGGGAAATTACAGTGAGGGATTTGTCCCTAACCTCGGAAAAATAAGATTGTTGAAGCCAACCACTTACATGAATCATTCTGGACAAGCCGTTCGATCGGTGTGTGATTGGTATAAAATCGCTCCTGAATCAGTTTTAATTATCTATGATGATCTTGATCTACCAGTGGGAAAACTACGTTTGCGCCTTTCTGGATCGGCTGGAGGACATAATGGTATCAAATCAATTATTGCTCATTTAGGAACGCAGCAATTTCCTCGACTTCGCATTGGGATTAAAAAAACCGATACAGTTAAGGATACAATCAGCCATGTTTTAGGGAAGTTTTCTCCTGATGAACAGCCTTATATTAAAGAAGCGTTAGCCATTGCGCCAAAAGTGTTGGAAACAGTGTTAAGTGATGGTTTCGAGAAAGCCATGAATCTGTATAACTAA